A genomic stretch from Xiphophorus maculatus strain JP 163 A chromosome 16, X_maculatus-5.0-male, whole genome shotgun sequence includes:
- the emp2 gene encoding epithelial membrane protein 2 — protein sequence MLIILAFIILFHLASAILLFVATIHNAWWVVGPSTSHEVIYADLWYSCNSTCYPVVNSHSTEVYLQAVQAAIILATILCCVSFFVFMLQLFSIKQGERFIFTAIIQLLASLCVMTSASIYTAQHENFHAASLKSGSYGSSYIVAWVSFPMTLISGLMYLVLRKRK from the exons ATGTTGATCATCTTAGCCTTCATCATCCTCTTTCACCTGGCTTCAGCCATCCTGCTGTTTGTTGCTACAATTCACAAT GCATGGTGGGTGGTGGGGCCATCTACCAGTCATGAAGTAATCTATGCCGACTTGTGGTACTCCTGTAACAGCACCTGCTACCCCGTGGTGAACAGTCACTCTACCGAAG ttTATCTACAGGCAGTTCAGGCTGCGATCATCCTGGCAACCATTTTGTGCTGCGTCAGCTTCTTTGTCTTCATGCTTCAGCTGTTCAGCATCAAACAGGGAGAGAGATTCATTTTCACAGCTATTATCCAGTTGCTTGCCT CTCTATGTGTGATGACCTCTGCGTCCATCTACACAGCTCAGCATGAGAACTTCCATGCAGCCAGTCTCAAATCTGGCTCCTACGGTTCCTCTTACATCGTGGCATGGGTTAGCTTTCCCATGACTCTCATCAGCGGCCTTATGTACCTAGTGCTCAGGAAACGTAAATAG